The genomic stretch ATCGAGGAACAGATGAGCCTTAGTGGACGTGCTTCAGGAAGACCCATCCTGTCCGAGGACGCTATTGTCGACGCTGCGACACATCGCCGGCGTGCCCGTCTCGCGCATAGTCCTTACGCCAGGAGGGTCTATCCTACCAGATAGGCGGCGAGCAGCATTGAACCCCACATCACCATGGTGCTTTGAAACGTTCCTTGCCCAATGCTGGAAGTAAGGGAACCGCTGCGGACGGCATCTTTTTCATGATGTCAAGCAGCGCGGCTACACCGGCAGCTTCTCCAATCTGGAGCGACTGCTGGGAGCTTGGCGGCGGGCCGAAAGAGTGCGCGCCGATGATGTTCCTTCGATGGCGATCAGCTCGGGACCCGTTCGAGATCCGGATACCGGCCACGCGATTTCGCCAGTTGTTGCCGCGGCGCTGTACATAAAGCCAAGAGGCCTGCTGACGCCTCGACAAGCAAGGAAAGTCGATGCCCTGAAGCAGGGATCTGACGCATTCGCCGAGATGCGACGCCTTGGCAATGCGCTTCAACGGTATCCTTCGGAGCAGGAGGTCGGAAACACTGGCCCCCTAGATCGACGATGCAATCGACTCCGACATCATTCCGACAACAACGCCATCGAGCTGCCCTGGAGCAACGGACAGGCCGAAGGTCAGATCAACCGCCTCAAGACCCTCAAGCGCGCAATGTACGGCAGCCCGCGCGACTGGATGAACCTGCCCGGTTCCCGAGTACATCCGCCACCGTGACGACCGGAAGAAAATTCGAGCTGATCGTAGGCCGCTCGCTGCCTGAAGACGGCGCTCCGCGCTACATCGGTTTCGTCCACGGCTATGATCGCGAGCTGCAACGGCGCATTCTCGACCATCTCAAGAAGCAGGGCGTCCGGGCCAATCAGGATATTACCTTAATCACCGACGGGGGGAAGAAGTCCGCTCGCTCGCGGAAATGATCGCACCGGCGCGAGCATGTCCTCGACTGGTTCCATATCACCATGCGCATCACGGTTTTTCGCCAGTTCGTGCAAGGGCTCGACAACCACGACGAGCAGACCGGACAGGACCTGCTTGCAACCTTGCGCAGGATCAAATGGCATCTGTGACGAAATCGCCGAGCTGCAGCTCGACGCGGAAAGTCTCGACACAGGCTAGCCGAACATGCGCAAGTTCCTGACCCCCAATCGGCGAGTTCCAGGCCTACATCGCCTTCCAACAGTGCCAGCCTGATCAATTACGGCGAGAGCTACCGGGCCGGAGATCGCATCAGCCTCTCCGTCGGCAAAGAGCTGTTCTGGTTCATCCCAGCCATCGAGCTCAACGTCCCGCGTCGGAGCGCTCTCTGCTTCTGGAGGAAGCCATTAGGTCCGCTCGGGCTTGATCGGAGGCTTGGCCGATGGACGTTGTGTTTGCTTCGCTCGGCTGCCGCCCGATGGCGAGGCTTTGCGAATTGTCAGTCCTCTGCCTTTTCGCCGGTCTCAACGGCGCTGTGTAACGTTCAGTGTTGATGACGACGCCCCCGCTGTTCACGCGGTTGCTCCTGTCCAGTGTACTCGTCAGCTTGTCCTCGGCCTCGCGCGTCTTGCCCAAGTGCCGTTCCAACGGCGCTGGCGCGACCTGTCTGGCTTGCTGCTCTTGCAAGGCGGCGTGTTGCACCTGCGACCCGGGTGCTGCCAAAGCTTCGGCAGGGCTTGCGGCAAGCTCGTGCGGCAAGCGCCCCTCTCTCAGTCGGTTTTGCAGCGCCTGCCGATCGGCGACGAGGTAGTTGAGGTGCAGCGGCAGCTGCTGGTCTGGCCGCTCTTCGTTCGCCAATCGACGAACCAGCTCGCGCGTGCCGTCCACCACGAAGACGCCGCAGTCAACAGCGTTTTTCTGCTGCGCCATGTCGGGTGTTACCAGGGTCGCGTCCAGTCTTGTAGCGAGCTTTCGTGCAGGCGCGTCGTTGTATCGCTGTTCATTTTGCTGGATGGAGTCGTAGTGATAGGCGACCGCTCTTTCCGGATCGCGGCGATCTACGAGGAGCAGCGACCAATGGGTGCCGCGGTCAATACCCACCCCATCGTTCACTGGCACGAACAGGAAGTCGGATGGGCCGGCGTTTCGATTATAAATCGACTGCAATGTGCCTCGCGCGTCTTGCTGCTCCATGTGGCGCAGCAGATGGGAGACCGACGGATCGACCAGCCGCGTCCGGGCGGCGAGCGCTGGATCGGCCTGCTGCAGCTGCTGCTCGAGGAATTCGTAATCCCTCTGGATATGTTCGTCGCCCAGCAGTTGGGTGGCCCCGAGCACCGCCCCCCGGGGGAGATTGGACGAGCCTGACGGAAGGGCTTCGATGTGTGCATCGGAGGAGGTGGTCAGATCGACCAACGGAACCCCGAGATGGGTGTCTGAGAGCCTGGCGGTCGCTGGCAAGGCGGGTCCCGGAGCCCTTGCCGGTACTGCTGCCGCTCCAGCTTCCCTTATCGCTCCGCGATGGAGGAGCCAAACGTCGTTGCCCTCCTCTGGCCTCCGGGCGGTGTAGCCGTGGCCTTTAATCTCGTAGTTCCATTCCGGCTTGTCCGCGTCCGGCAAGAGGCCATAATGGTACAAGGAAGAGAGCATCGCCTCTGGGACGCGTTGAGTCCCATGGGAGAAGCCTTTGGGCACGGCGAACGAAACATTTATGGAGTCCTCGATCGCAGCCGGGGGCGCCTCGGACCTTGCTGAGGGCGCGGCCCCCGCATGCAGCCTTCCGATGTGTTCGGACCCTGTCCCTTGAACCGGTACCCCTTGCAATGGCAATTCACCCAATTGCCGCATGGGGGGCTGCATCGGCATGCGGCCGCCTGAATTGCCGATTTCGCTCGGCTGCTGCTGAATGGCGGCGGCTTGCGGCGTATTCAGGGCCCTCTGCCTCTCCGCCGGCCGCAACGGCGCCGTCGAATGTTCATTGTTGATGATGAACCGCTCGGGTGGCAGGAGGTTGCCCTGGTCAAGCGCATCCGGCCAGGGCCGGATCTGCTGTTGGCTGGCAGCCAAGACTGGCGGGGCGGCGGCCTCAACTCCGGCGTGCCCAGAGCCGGCCGCTGCCAAAGCGTCCGCCACGATCCTGTCTGACGCAGGCTTCGCATCGCGAACCCGTTCAAGCGCCCAGCGGAGATAATGGTTGCCTGGAAACAACACCTCGGCGAATTCGATCCGCGAATCATGATCCAGCCCAGAGATCGTCCGGCCCCGCCTGTCAAGCGCCTCAGAAAATCTGCGAAGACTATGACCATAGACAACACGGGTGCTTGGGGCCAAGCTGCTGTCACTGGTCACTTGTTCCAAGACATGCGCATCTGCCTTTGAAGGCACCGTCACTGGCCACCGGCCAGTCGCTGAATAGCCCGGCTCATGATACGCACGCAGGACGTTCAACGCCGGCCTTATATCCCTTATGTCAGTGTCTTTCGGAAAGAAGGTATTGAGGTGATCGACCAGGGATTGGTGATTTTTTAGATCAGTCGCTTGGCCACGAGCACCGAGATCATTCGCCAATCGGCGAAGCGCATTCGAGTATATTCGGAGCGTCGGCGCCCTATGGTGTTGCTGAGCCTCAGCATGGGCGATCGCCTTATCAATCACGTCCCGGTGTTCGTCGGACAAGTGGGGATAGCGGTTAGCCGGGGCACCAACAGTCGCTGAATAGCCCGGCTCATGATAGGCACGCAGGACGTTCAACGCCCTCTTCATATCATCGTTTTTCGGAAAGAAAGCATCGAGGTGATCGACCAGGGATTGGTGATTTTTTAGATCAGTCGCTTGGCCACGAGCGCCGAGATCATTTGCCAATCGGCGAAGTGCATACCTGTATTTTAGGACCGTGCTCTCGCTATATTTTTGCTGAGCCGCGGCGTGGGCGATCGCCTTATCGATAAGGTCGCGGTGTTCGTCGGACAAATGGCGATAGCCGGTGGCACGGGCGCCACTCGCGACAGGTTCGGCTC from Mesorhizobium sp. 113-3-3 encodes the following:
- a CDS encoding Ulp1 family isopeptidase; this translates as MAEPRRADPVASGARASRYHHLSDEHRDLIDRAIAHSQEKYSETTARKYTFALSRLANDLSARGQAIDLRNHKSLVDHVGAFFPKDVDMKSALKALRAYHEPGYSATAGGPAASYPHLSAEHRDVIDKAIDRAAAQQNQSADTLRIYSNALRRLANDLGARGQATDLKNHQSLVDHLDTFFPNDQNIKTALNVLRAYHDPGNAATGWWPAAVPSKADARILEKLSSDSGLALSTRVVYGRLLRRFSEELESRGQTISGLDHNSRTELAEALFPGNKKLRLALQRVHNAEVPEALRPLFDNRADKPPTNPEELLRLEQGFREVLQQRQGDQAASSLFGNPGMPAGPEDPNRSVSDAFASSGHAGVEAAAPPVLAASQQQIRPWPDAFDQGNHLPPERVIINNEHDTALLRPAERQRALNTPQAAAIQQPLSEIGNSGGRVPMQPPTQQLGELPLEGVPVQRTGSEHIGRLHAEAAPSARAEAPPAAIENSINVSFAVPKGFSHGTQRVPDAMLPFLDRPGPLPDAGQARQAGFEQHVAEPRRAEPVASGARATGYRHLSDEHRDLIDKAIAHAAAQQKYSESTVLKYRYALRRLANDLGARGQATDLKNHQSLVDHLDAFFPKNDDMKRALNVLRAYHEPGYSATVGAPANRYPHLSDEHRDVIDKAIAHAEAQQHHRAPTLRIYSNALRRLANDLGARGQATDLKNHQSLVDHLNTFFPKDTDIRDIRPALNVLRAYHEPGYSATGRWPVTVPSKADAHVLEQVTSDSSLAPSTRVVYGHSLRRFSEALDRRGRTISGLDHDSRIEFAEVLFPGNHYLRWALERVRDAKPASDRIVADALAAAGSGHAGVEAAAPPVLAASQQQIRPWPDALDQGNLLPPERFIINNEHSTAPLRPAERQRALNTPQAAAIQQQPSEIGNSGGRMPMQPPMRQLGELPLQGVPVQGTGSEHIGRLHAGAAPSARSEAPPAAIEDSINVSFAVPKGFSHGTQRVPEAMLSSLYHYGLLPDADKPEWNYEIKGHGYTARRPEEGNDVWLLHRGAIREAGAAAVPARAPGPALPATARLSDTHLGVPLVDLTTSSDAHIEALPSGSSNLPRGAVLGATQLLGDEHIQRDYEFLEQQLQQADPALAARTRLVDPSVSHLLRHMEQQDARGTLQSIYNRNAGPSDFLFVPVNDGVGIDRGTHWSLLLVDRRDPERAVAYHYDSIQQNEQRYNDAPARKLATRLDATLVTPDMAQQKNAVDCGVFVVDGTRELVRRLANEERPDQQLPLHLNYLVADRQALQNRLREGRLPHELAASPAEALAAPGSQVQHAALQEQQARQVAPAPLERHLGKTREAEDKLTSTLDRSNRVNSGGVVINTERYTAPLRPAKRQRTDNSQSLAIGRQPSEANTTSIGQASDQARADLMASSRSRERSDAGR